Sequence from the bacterium genome:
CACCAGGGCGGCGCGTACGGCGCTCCGCTCGCCCCGGTCGAAGGCGCGGTCGCTGCCGCGGGCCTGCCCGCCGCGCCAGGCATGGTACTGGGCCAGCGCGGACATGCCGCTGCCGCCCACACCCGC
This genomic interval carries:
- a CDS encoding UDP-N-acetylmuramate--alanine ligase, which produces MSSCRDRTSSGSAPSCFFAGVGGSGMSALAQYHAWRGGQARGSDRAFDRGERSAVRAALV